One bacterium genomic region harbors:
- a CDS encoding CDP-alcohol phosphatidyltransferase family protein — translation MLNLFRANYLTKIAVPITAFPRAIPYLWGGKIVNKINLPTKITLFRLWLIPLFIFAFIINGNVITKSFAVGLLTLIAASDILDGYLARTRHETTFLGEILDPIADKLLIVSTMWAFLFKLADFPKYAFLAIVFREIYMFVGLMIIKVLKRKMLKVSRLGKITNCFQVGMIFGWLLKSFLKNGIFLNEMVGLITVAAVILTLASAIDYTLLACQSGIFKRNVNSSS, via the coding sequence ATGTTAAATCTTTTTCGAGCCAACTATCTTACCAAAATTGCCGTTCCGATAACGGCTTTTCCTCGGGCTATCCCATATCTTTGGGGGGGAAAGATAGTCAACAAAATCAATTTACCCACCAAAATCACTCTCTTTCGATTATGGCTCATCCCTCTTTTTATTTTTGCCTTTATAATTAACGGTAATGTTATTACTAAAAGTTTCGCCGTGGGCCTGCTCACTCTTATTGCCGCCTCTGATATCCTGGACGGTTACCTGGCCAGGACTCGCCATGAAACTACTTTCCTGGGCGAAATTTTGGACCCTATTGCTGACAAGCTTCTTATTGTTAGCACCATGTGGGCCTTTCTCTTTAAGCTGGCAGATTTTCCTAAATATGCCTTTTTGGCTATTGTGTTTCGGGAAATCTATATGTTTGTGGGTCTAATGATAATTAAGGTCTTAAAAAGAAAGATGCTCAAGGTTTCAAGATTGGGGAAAATAACTAATTGTTTTCAGGTAGGCATGATATTTGGGTGGCTTTTGAAATCCTTCCTTAAAAACGGAATCTTCTTGAATGAAATGGTCGGGCTTATTACTGTCGCAGCCGTTATTTTGACTTTAGCTTCAGCCATAGATTATACCCTTTTGGCTTGCCAGTCGGGGATTTTTAAAAGGAATGTCAATTCTTCTTCGTGA